One region of Vigna angularis cultivar LongXiaoDou No.4 chromosome 10, ASM1680809v1, whole genome shotgun sequence genomic DNA includes:
- the LOC108335816 gene encoding protein CANDIDATE G-PROTEIN COUPLED RECEPTOR 7, with product MRMRSSSCSFFLLLVLGLLPLSLSEIRFSEVRNDDRPIVPFDQFGFTHKGRLELTVSRISLSNSNLDLSKVGFFLCTLDSWLHVLQQLEDGEIRCTLQSDLVKSVYTFNSLNGKESFNIEYKENDADQYNLVFANCHPQQLKVSMDVKSAMYNLDGRSNTRDYLSAGRTILPKVYFLLSLVYFALAAIWISVLYKKRLTAFRIHYFMLAVVILKALNLLCEAEDKSYIKRTGSAHGWDIIFYIFSFLKGISLFTLIVLIGTGWSFLKPFLQDKEKKVLMIVIPLQVIANIAQVVIDESGPYGHDWVTWKQVFLLVDVVCCCAVLFPIVWSIKNLREAARTDGKAAVNLMKLTLFRHYYIVVICYIYFTRVVVYALETITSYRYSWTSVVAAELATLAFYIFTGYKFKPEAHNPYFVIDDEEEEAAAESLKLEDEFEL from the coding sequence ATGAGGATGAGGTCTTCATCTTGctccttcttcctcctcctcgtACTGGGCCTTCTCCCCTTGTCCCTCTCAGAGATCCGCTTCTCTGAGGTTCGAAACGACGATCGGCCCATTGTTCCCTTCGATCAGTTTGGGTTCACCCACAAGGGTCGTCTTGAGCTCACTGTTTCCAGAATCTCCCTCTCCAATTCCAATTTGGACCTCTCAAAGGTTGGCTTCTTTCTCTGCACCCTGGATTCTTGGCTCCATGTCCTCCAGCAGCTGGAGGATGGTGAGATTCGGTGCACCCTTCAATCAGATCTCGTGAAGTCCGTATACACCTTTAATTCTCTGAACGGCAAAGAGTCTTTCAACATCGAGTACAAAGAAAACGACGCCGATCAGTACAACCTGGTGTTCGCCAACTGCCACCCTCAGCAGCTGAAAGTGAGCATGGATGTTAAATCTGCCATGTACAATCTGGACGGAAGGAGCAACACCCGCGATTACCTTTCTGCTGGGAGAACCATCCTTCCCAAGGTCTATTTCCTGCTGTCGCTGGTGTATTTCGCTTTGGCTGCTATTTGGATCAGCGTGCTCTACAAGAAGCGATTGACCGCATTCCGCATCCATTACTTCATGCTTGCCGTCGTCATCTTGAAGGCTTTGAATCTCTTGTGTGAGGCCGAGGACAAATCCTACATCAAGCGCACAGGCAGCGCCCACGGCTGGGATATCATCTTTTACATCTTTAGCTTCCTCAAGGGCATTTCTCTCTTCACTCTCATTGTCTTGATTGGCACCGGCTGGTCCTTCCTCAAGCCCTTCCTTCAGGATAAGGAAAAGAAGGTTCTCATGATTGTCATCCCCCTTCAAGTCATCGCTAACATTGCTCAGGTTGTCATTGACGAGAGTGGCCCCTACGGCCACGACTGGGTTACCTGGAAACAGGTCTTCCTCCTCGTAGATGTCGTTTGTTGCTGCGCCGTGCTCTTCCCCATTGTCTGGTCCATCAAGAACCTCCGTGAGGCTGCCAGGACCGACGGCAAGGCCGCTGTTAATTTGATGAAGCTTACCCTCTTCCGTCATTATTACATCGTCGTCATTTGTTACATATACTTCACCAGGGTTGTGGTTTATGCCTTGGAGACCATAACATCCTATCGCTATTCTTGGACCAGTGTGGTTGCTGCTGAGTTAGCCACGCTTGCTTTCTACATCTTCACCGGCTACAAGTTCAAACCTGAAGCTCACAATCCTTATTTTGTCATCGATGACGAAGAGGAAGAGGCTGCTGCCGAGTCATTGAAgcttgaagatgaatttgaattGTAA